Genomic window (Candidatus Saccharimonadales bacterium):
ACCTTTATCGTAAAGGTGGCGCCAAAACCTCGGACGGCTTCAAAACAGTGATTGAAGCAGACCGCTTTTAGCAGCTGGCCTGCAGAACTCCTCACTAATCGTTCGTCAGACAGGCTTCGGCCCTAGACGCTGCTTAACCGGTCTGTTTCATCAGTTTCTGCAGATGTCCGATAGAATAAACCCCTAGCTGCTATCTACCATCTACTAACTACTAACTTAAGATGCGGGGGCCGGGGAATAAAAGCCAATATACAACCAGATGTTCTGAGTGTGTTCTATAATAAAACCATGACCATGCGCCCGACCAAGAAACAGAAAGAACTGTTGGACTTTATCAGCAATTTTATTGCCGGACACGGTTTTGGCCCGAGTTACCGCGAGATCCAAAAAGGTTTGGGCTATCGGTCGGTCAGCACTGTGGCTACCCACATCGATAATCTGATAGCCCGCGGGCATCTAAACAAGCGGAACAAATCCGCTCGCTCACTGGAAGTCAACAAGCAAGAGGATGAAGACGGTCCTGAGGGTAAGGTCAGACCAGAACAGGAAAAATGGCTGGTTAGCCTAATCGGCCAACGGTTTTCTGAAGTCGAATCGGTCGGTAAACCGACTACCAAGCAAATAGACGAAATGTACGTCTTAGTGGGGGCACTGAAAGTACTGGGACTTGAAGCAGCGGCCAAAGCTTTTATCGGACGGCTGAAAATTATAAAAGATAAAGTTTAGTTTGGCTTCTCCCCCGTGACATTTTTCCTACTTGGACCGCCAAGTAGGGCAAGCTCCTGGGCGCGTAGAGACAAGATAGGGCAACCGTAAGTTCAAAGCTGAGCTGCGAAACTCGGTTCACCTTTATCTTTGACTTTTGCCACTGGCAACAAGTCAAGAGAAGACTAGCCTCAAACATCCTCGCTCCGAGACGCTTTTAACTTCAGGTTGCTTCTTCTGTTCTCCTTATGCCCATAGAGACTGAATAAGATCTATTGTTACGGAAGATCTTAACCCTGTTATATAGCAATCTTTAATTTACAGGGCTATTAAATAATCGGCTCAAACAGGCCGAATGAGCCGATTATAATGCTTGACCCCAGGCAGTTTATTTGTGTCTGGGAGTCCAGGCGTCTATGAGCTTGACCGCAAGTAGACCGGCCAGGCCATATACCACCAAACCGAACAGGGCGGTAAAGTCGATAACAAAACCGCCATCTAATACAGCCGATTGGAAGATGTTCCTAAACGGAGAGAGAATCTCCCCCGAGGTTTGATAGATCCAATCCACAAACCCATTGTCGGCGTTGGCATCAAACAGCCGCAAAATAAAGCGCAAACTGATGATGGCGGCGACGAACATCATTATCCAATCGACCAGCCTTCTTAACATAATTGACATGTCCATATAGACACCCCTCCTTGTTTATGGCCTCATTATAGCAAAATCAGTGATTTTGCAGTTTAAATTTGTCAATTTAAACCCTCGGGCTTTTGTGGAGTATTATTTTAAGCCCTCAATAGGCTGTATCAAGCTAACTTGACACTAGTCAATTTTCATTTGGGAAATACAACGTCTGTGGCGGCTGGTTGATAGTAATATGCGGCCTGGAGTAGTATGAACTCATGGCTGTAAAAACTATATCTGGCGGAGTGGTGCATAAAATGCCAGCGGATTTAAAGAAGACTTTGACTGGGGATGATAAGGTGCTCAAGGCCTGGAAAGACATTACCCCGCTGGCGCGCAATGAGTTCGTTTGCTGGGTCGAAGATGCCAAAAAGCCTGAGACAAGGGCGCGCAGAATCAGAAGAACGGCTGAAGAGCTGGCGGAAGGCCAGCGCCGGCCGTGTTGCTGGGTCGGGTGTGTACATCGTACGGATAAACCAATGAGTGCCACTCAAAAGTGGGTGGTCGGTAAGAAATCTAAGAAGTCCTAATAAATTGTAACTTCATAAAAAAAAAGGAACATTTGTCCCTGTTTCTTTTTGGCTCCGGGGAGAGGATGACGTCCGCCAGCTGGCGGACTATTCCGTCGGTCCGTTACTCGAAACAAGTTTCTGCGTTACTCCCTCCTCGCGAACCTCATTTGCTAGCGCAAAAGTACGGTTCGAATCCCTTCTCTGGGCAAGAAAATGGACCGTCAACAGACAGTCCATTTTCTTGGCTCCGGGGAGAGGATTCGAACCTCCGACCTAAGCGTTAACAGCGCCCCGCTCTACCGCTGAGCTACCCCGGAATACGGGCTTTGACGAACTCCCGTCCTCGGTAGCTCTTCAGTTGTTTCTCTCGCTGAAGTGCTTCAGAGCGGGTGGCAGTCGACTCTTCATAAATCAACTCCCATCTACCCTTAAACCGAGATGTGTAGCCTTTAAAAGCGTGGGTGTTATGCAAGTACATCCGATACGGTAAGTTTACCGTTTGGCCTATATACAGCTTACCGACTTCACGATTATATATAGCATAGACCGTAAACATACCGATAAGTTACCCTATCCGCTCTACCTCCGCCAGCTGGCGGAGAGCTACCCCGGAATGAAAGAACAAGGGGATTATAACGACAATAACCCGGGCAGTAAACGCTTTAACAGGTATTATCTAATCATAAGAATAGTAAATAAAGCTATGACTCTAATATCCAGGACATCTTCTGTTAAAGTATCTATATTGAACTGGAGGCGATTTATATGAAGAAGTTAGTAGGCATGTTAATGGTAGTCGTATTTGTTGCTGGTCTGACGGCCTTGCCGGTGTTTGCCGTGGTTAAATCCGACGACACGGTAATTGTGCGGGCGGATGAGGTTATCAATGACGATTTCTTTGCGGCCGGCGAGGCAGTAACAATAGAGGGGACGATTAACGGCGACGTTTACGTAGGGGCCGAACGCCTGACTATCAGCGGGACGATTAACGGCGACGTGATTGCCGGCGCGAACACGATTGAAGTAACTGGTACGATTCGGGACGACCTAAGAGCCGGCGGCAACAACATCAGCCTGATTGGGGCGGACATTGGTGATAGCGTGAGCATTGGCGGAAATGAGCTCAGTATTGACGCTACCAGCAAAGTTGACGGCGGACTGGTGTTTGGCGGCCGGTTATTAAGTTTGAGCGGGCCGGTTGACCGCGGGGTGACGGCGGCGGTTGATACCGTCCGGATTAATAGCGCTGTTGGCAAAACCGCGCGGATTACAGCCACAAACATCACGATTGATGAAAATGCGGTTATCCGCGGCGATTTGGAATACCAATCAGAAAACGAACCAACCATCAGCGGAATCGTCAGGGGGGAGGTCATAAAGGGCGAAGGACGGGGCCTGAATATCAACGCCGAGACCTTTTTGCGCAACGTGGCAATCGGTTTTTCTGCCTGGGCTTATGTGGCGGCGGCCTTAGTGGGCGGCGTGATGATGGTCTTAGCGCCGCGGGCATTTAAAAAGTCACACCAGAAATTTATGGAAAAGCCTTGGCAGACCGCCGGTTGGGGCGCAGTAGCGTGGCTGGCGGCCGTCCCGGCGGCGATCATATTGTTCGTGACGATTTTTGGAATTCCGCTTGGCGTATTGACACTGATTGCTTGGCTGGTGTCGATATATCTTGCTAAAATCTTCGTGTCCTACAGCGTCGGGCTGACAGTCTTTAAGTACTTTTGGGGTAAGAACTTTAAGCCCCATGCCTACTTAGCGCTACTGGTCGGATTGCTGCTTTACTACGGGCTAAGAATCTTACCCTACGTCGGGCTGCCGGTCCGGCTGGCCACGACCGTTATTGGACTAGGTATGATCGTGTCGATGTTTGGCAAATCAGCCGCGGTTGGCAAAGCGTCGTCGAGCTAGCTTAAAGAGTCTAGCGAGCGTAAATTTTGGCGATTTCTTTGGCCATGATGGCAAAGCCGGTGTCAATCTCGGCTTTTGGCCGGGCAATGTTTAGCCGCAGACATTGGCGGGCGTGGGGCCAACCGTGCATTGAAGCCGGGAAGAAATACTCGCCGGGAACAACGATGACGCCGTGTTTTTTCAGCCGCTGATACAACTCCTTGGTGGTAATCGGTAGCTTATCGAGCCAAAGCCAGAAGAAATACGAACCCTCGTGTTTGTGGATACGATAAGGCAAATCCGGGTCAAACGCTTTTGAAAACGCCCGGCGAGCATAAGCTACTTTGTCGGCATAGTAGGGCTTGATGATGTCGCGTGATAACCGCAGCAACTCGCCGCTTTTTAGCATTGGTTCGACTAACAACTGGCCGATATTGGGATTAGCCAACGACACTATGGCCGTCGTCTTGGTGATAGCGGCCGCGATATCCTCCCGGGCGATAAAGATGCCAGTTCTAACTCCTGGCAGGCCAACTTTTGACAGGCTAAGGCTGACAACCAAATCCTGAGCCCAATCCAATCCGGTTAAATCTTCTACGATGCCAGGAAACGGCAGGCCGTAAGCGCAGTCGATGATGAGCGGTACGCCTTTTTTGCCGGCCAGTTTTCGAACGGATGTCAGCTCGCCGTGGGTGATAACATTACCGGTCGGGTTGGTCGGGCGAGACAAACAAACGGCGCCGACGCTGTCATCGATTTTGAGCGAATTGATATCGACGTGATATTTAAACTCGTGCTGGCCTATCAGTTCGATCTCCGGCTTAGCAGCCTTAAACATATCATTAGACAAACCCTGATCGAGGTAGCCGATATATTCTGGAGCCAGCGGTAGGAGAATGTGCCGGCGGCCACTGGCCATTTGGCCGGCTAGTAAATTGAACAGTATAAAGAATCCGGTTTGCGAGCCGGGAGTGACGGCAATGTTGGCTGCTGTTACTGGCCAATCCAACTGCTCGTTTAAAAACTTGACCAAAGTCTTAATGAACTTGGTGTTACCCTGCGGTGTGTCGTAATTATTCAACGCCTCGGTACTTAGCTGGTCAGAATTGGCAATGGTTTTTAGCTCGGTCTTAAGCGCGGTTTGGACAGCCGGAATATGAGCCGGATTGCCGCCGCCAAACATAGCCGTGACCGACCCGCCGGACATGGCCTTGCCCAGATCATCCATTAGCTTGAGAATGCCGGAATCAGCGGTGATCTTTTGGCCCCATTTGGATAGCTTCATCCGCATATTGTAACGCACTAGCGTTGTAAGGAGGGGGACACCCCCTCCTTAGACTTCGCCTAGCGGCTTCGTGATTCTCCCCCGAAGAGGTATCAATAAAACCGGCAGAGCTCGGATTTCATTGATGAATTAGTAAAATATACGGCTCAGGTATGAATGAGCCGTGTTTTGGACTATTAAATGACAAGTTGCTGAAATTAATGCCTACCCCGCACCGAACTTGTATTGATGGTGTGGTCAAATGTTCTCTGCTATCTGCTAAATCTTTGTTATCTGAAATATGGTATATGCCAAATATTCCTTTAAGTCGGCTCAAACTCGGTGTGAACCGAATCTTTTAGTTACTAATCCAATGGTTGTTTGATATACAATTGTGCTTATGGATGATGACAAGCCAACACCAAAACAGGACCCAGAAGAAATTGTTGACGGAGCCAGTACGGCGACTAGTGAACCAGTTAAAGAAAATCAAGAACAGTCCCCTCCGGTTATGACCGAGTCACTTGAGCCGCCAGATCAAGCGGCCGAATCGCACCAATCGGAAACAGTAACCGGAAACGTGCACAGTAAAAGCCGGATACTAATGTTGATATTGCTGATCTTGTTGGTGGTTGGCGGAGCGCTGGCT
Coding sequences:
- a CDS encoding YggT family protein; protein product: MSIMLRRLVDWIMMFVAAIISLRFILRLFDANADNGFVDWIYQTSGEILSPFRNIFQSAVLDGGFVIDFTALFGLVVYGLAGLLAVKLIDAWTPRHK
- a CDS encoding YdeI/OmpD-associated family protein, which codes for MAVKTISGGVVHKMPADLKKTLTGDDKVLKAWKDITPLARNEFVCWVEDAKKPETRARRIRRTAEELAEGQRRPCCWVGCVHRTDKPMSATQKWVVGKKSKKS
- a CDS encoding valine--pyruvate transaminase, whose product is MKLSKWGQKITADSGILKLMDDLGKAMSGGSVTAMFGGGNPAHIPAVQTALKTELKTIANSDQLSTEALNNYDTPQGNTKFIKTLVKFLNEQLDWPVTAANIAVTPGSQTGFFILFNLLAGQMASGRRHILLPLAPEYIGYLDQGLSNDMFKAAKPEIELIGQHEFKYHVDINSLKIDDSVGAVCLSRPTNPTGNVITHGELTSVRKLAGKKGVPLIIDCAYGLPFPGIVEDLTGLDWAQDLVVSLSLSKVGLPGVRTGIFIAREDIAAAITKTTAIVSLANPNIGQLLVEPMLKSGELLRLSRDIIKPYYADKVAYARRAFSKAFDPDLPYRIHKHEGSYFFWLWLDKLPITTKELYQRLKKHGVIVVPGEYFFPASMHGWPHARQCLRLNIARPKAEIDTGFAIMAKEIAKIYAR